In the Ostrinia nubilalis chromosome 15, ilOstNubi1.1, whole genome shotgun sequence genome, one interval contains:
- the LOC135078754 gene encoding eukaryotic translation initiation factor 4E-binding protein has product MSASPIARQATHSQAIPSRRVLITDPAQMPDVYSSTPGGTLYSTTPGGTRIVYERSFMMSLRQSPISQTPPKCSLPAALLKNPGSVPHSVSSPVQKNSRSNSISFDESQETFSMDL; this is encoded by the exons ATGTCGGCGTCACCGATCGCGAGGCAAGCGACGCACAGTCAGGCGATACCCTCGAGGAGGGTGCTCATCACAGACCCAGCACAGATGCCGGATGTGTACTCCAGTACCCCTGGAGGCACCTTGTATTCGACCACGCCTGGAG GCACCAGAATCGTGTACGAAAGGTCCTTCATGATGTCCCTGAGGCAATCACCGATCTCACAAACCCCACCGAAGTGTTCCCTGCCAGCTGCCCTTCTGAAGAACCCAGGCTCCGTCCCACACTCGGTCAGTTCACCTGTCCAGAAGAACTCACGTTCAAATTCGATCTCGTTCGACGAATCCCAGGAAACCTTCAGCATGGATCTCTAG